A region of Planococcus sp. MSAK28401 DNA encodes the following proteins:
- a CDS encoding aldose epimerase family protein: MTITKKAFGQINGQDITRYTLTNDKGFQVSCLDYGCIITEILAPDRDGLLENVVLGFDTWEEYGSNPHYFGAVVGRFAGRIQEGAFTIEGTDYQLAKNSDGQHLHGGPGGFHSAIWKAKLIENEHESIVEFTHFSPDEEEGFPGNLTMTVRYIVKNDENQLTIAYFANSDKTTLLNVTNHSYFNLSGDFKRTVVDHQLAIPSSQYAELNGNMLPTGTLVPVEEDPLFDFRKGRTIREGTDSKHPQIELVGGGYDHPFLLDKEAKPVIKLKDEESGRSLQVETTEPAVVLYTANHIGGPYSFKGVAAQNQLGLCLETQGMPDSIHHPHFPSAILKAGEVFESQTVYRFS, translated from the coding sequence ATGACAATTACTAAAAAAGCATTCGGCCAAATCAATGGCCAAGATATCACGCGCTATACACTGACAAACGACAAGGGCTTTCAAGTCTCGTGTCTCGACTACGGCTGCATCATCACGGAAATCCTTGCGCCAGACCGAGACGGTTTGTTGGAGAATGTAGTACTCGGCTTCGATACATGGGAAGAGTACGGAAGCAATCCGCATTATTTCGGTGCCGTCGTCGGGCGTTTTGCAGGCCGCATCCAAGAAGGGGCTTTTACAATAGAAGGAACGGATTACCAGCTCGCCAAAAATTCCGATGGCCAGCATTTGCACGGCGGCCCTGGCGGCTTTCATTCGGCTATCTGGAAAGCGAAATTGATTGAGAATGAGCATGAATCAATTGTGGAATTTACCCATTTCAGCCCGGACGAAGAAGAAGGGTTTCCCGGGAATCTAACGATGACGGTTCGCTACATCGTGAAAAACGATGAAAATCAATTGACGATTGCCTACTTCGCGAACTCCGATAAAACGACCTTGCTGAATGTCACCAACCATTCCTATTTCAACTTGAGCGGTGATTTCAAGCGGACGGTTGTGGATCATCAACTGGCCATCCCAAGCAGCCAATACGCGGAGTTAAACGGCAACATGCTTCCGACCGGTACACTGGTGCCGGTAGAAGAAGATCCGCTGTTTGATTTTCGCAAAGGCAGAACCATCCGCGAAGGGACAGACTCTAAGCATCCGCAAATCGAACTGGTCGGCGGCGGCTATGACCATCCGTTCCTATTGGATAAAGAAGCTAAGCCGGTGATCAAGCTTAAAGACGAGGAAAGCGGGCGCAGTTTGCAGGTCGAAACGACAGAACCGGCAGTCGTCTTGTACACCGCCAACCACATCGGCGGCCCGTATTCATTCAAAGGCGTGGCGGCACAAAACCAGCTCGGGCTTTGCCTCGAAACGCAAGGGATGCCGGATTCCATCCATCATCCGCATTTCCCTTCTGCAATTTTAAAAGCAGGGGAAGTGTTTGAGTCTCAGACGGTTTACCGTTTTTCGTAG